CGTTTCATCGGCCACGCTTGGGTGGAGTTCCTGCGTGGAACGCCGATGATGGTACAACTGTTGATTATTCATTACGGCTTCTCGCAATTATTCGGCGTTAATTTTACTCCGATTCAATCGGGTGCGATTACATTGTCAATCAATAGCTCGGCTTATTTGGCGGAAATCTTCCGTGCAGGTATTCAAGGTGTAGACCGTGGACAAGGGGAGGCGGCGCGATCGCTCGGGATGTCGCAGGGAATGTCGCTGCGCTTCATCATTATTCCGCAGGCGATAAAATCGGTGCTTCCGGCCATCGGCAATGAATTCATAACGATTATAAAAGAGTCCTCTATCGTCTCCATTATCGGTGTGACCGAGTTGATCTTCCAATCCGGCTCAGTCGTTGGCATTACGTATAACGGGATGACACCGTATCTGATCGTTGCAGTGATTTACTTTATTCTGACATTCACACTATCTCGGGTTTTAGGTGTGTTCGAAAGGAAGTTGAAGGCCAGTGATAACCGTTAAAAATTTGCATAAAAAATTCGGCCATCTCCACATTTTGAAGGGGATAGACCTTGAGATCTCGCAAGGGGAGGTTGTCGTTGTAATCGGTCCGAGCGGATCGGGGAAAAGTACGTTCCTGCGTTGTCTTAACATGCTGGAGACCCCATCTGAAGGAGAGATTCTGTTCGAAGGCGAATCGATTACTGCACGTGGGCATAACATTAATATGACTCGTCAGAAGATGGGGATGGTGTTCCAGCAGTTTAACCTGTTTCCACATAAGACGGTGCTCGACAACATCACACTTGCGCCTATACGCGTGAAGAAGATGGAGAAGAACAAGGCAGAAGCCGTAGCGATGGATCTGTTGCAGACCGTCGGTCTACAGGATAAGCGGGATGCCTATCCTTCGCAATTGTCTGGTGGACAGAAGCAGCGGATTGCGATTGCCAGAGCGCTGGCTATGGAGCCGCATGTGATGCTGTTCGATGAACCGACCTCCGCGCTTGACCCCGAAATGGTCGGAGAGGTGCTCGATGTCATGAAGAAGCTGGCCGACAAAGGAATGACGATGGTGATCGTTACGCATGAAATGGGCTTTGCCCGCGAGGTTGGCGATCGCATCATCTTTATGGATCAGGGTCAGGTACTGGAGCAAGGCTCGCCACAGCAGGTATTTGGTGCGCCTAAGGAGCAGCGGACGAAGGAATTCCTGAGCAAAGTACTCTAACTTTCTTATAACCATATCGATTTGTTTGACACCGCACACTGTTTCCAGTGCGCGGTGTTTTTGCTATGAGTACCGATTTTATAGCATACATATTACTCGATCTTGTCATTATTAATCTTAAAAAATACCGTGTCATATCAGGCTTTGTGCGCAAATGGTAACAATTACATGAGCTATTGGTTACAAAGTTGTGATATATTCAATGAGCCGAAACTTACTAGAACAAGTGCGGGGGACGATTTAACGAAAGGCTGATTTGGAATTGAGTCATGACAAATTGGCTATCTTGGGGTGAAGCGTGGTTGAAATAGTAACAAAAATTTAACTATTGTTACTATTCTTGCGTAGGGAAACTTCCTTTTCCCGAATCCGACAACTAACTCCGCAGGCGCATAAAAGGAGGACAACATGAAGAAACAACATACATGGACATTCAAGCGTATTATGAAGACAGCATTTATTTCTGCTGGATTATTTGGAGCGATGACATCCGTTCCTGCGCTGGCTGACTCGTTACATACAGCGAAGGAAGGAGATACATTCTATACACTGTCGAAGCAGTATGGAGTGCCTATGGATAAGCTGATGACAGCGAATCCTTCCGTCAAGGCAACGAATATATATGAAGGTCTTAGCATCACAATCCCTGATGATAAGAGCAATACGATGTCTGCTCTGGAAGTGAAGACCGAGTCTACGGGCAACGCAGCTATTTTACCTACGCTCAGCGTATTTGCCGATCAGAAGGTGGTAGAGGCTTGGGGCAAGAGCTTTAATTATTCCAAGACAATGAATGTAAAGGCGACAGCTTATTCTTCTGCACCAAGCGAGAATGGTGGATACGGGGCTGTAGATTATTATGGCAATGCGCTTAAACTTGGAACGATTGCAGTTGACCCGAAAATCATTCCTCTCGGTACTAAGGTACTTGTAACCGGCCATGATCATGAAGGTCTGCCTAAGAAAGCATTTGTAGCGACAGCAACGGATATTGGTGGCGCCATTAAGGGCAACCGAATTGATATTTTCATTCCAGGCAGCACCTCATTTGTGAATCAGTTTGGCTACCAGGATGTTAAGTTATTTGTATTGAAATAGTAAACTAATAGATTAATAGTGCGTGAATTATTATAGGGCCGTACCGGACAGCTAGCTGTTCCGGTGGGGCCCTATTACTGTTACAATTTATTTTTCTTGGTTTGCAGCATATCGGCTACATTAACGAATTGATACCCTTTGGATTTGAGCTGCTCAATAATCTCAGGAAGAGCTTCGATCGTGCCGCTCAGGTTGGAGCCCGAGCCGCCTCCAGCATGCTGGAGAACGATCGATCCGGGGCCAACCGTCTCAAGCACATTCTGTTTGACCTCATTCTTGTCGAGCCCCTTCCAATCCAGGGAATCGACGTTCCAATTCACAACTCTATAGCTATGCCGCTTTGCCCAACGAACCTGGGCTTCATTAATATCACCGTATGGAGGCCGAATCAACTTCGGACGATAGCCAACGATATTCTGAATCACCTTCTCAGTTCGCAATATTTCGGATTGGAATTCCTGCATCGAGTGCTTCTTGAATTGATTGTGAGTATAGGAGTGGTTGCCGATAATATGACCATC
The window above is part of the Paenibacillus lutimineralis genome. Proteins encoded here:
- a CDS encoding amino acid ABC transporter permease, encoding MFWDYRDYFFTGVQYTLLLAAIGVICGFILGLVVALVRMSPLKIVRFIGHAWVEFLRGTPMMVQLLIIHYGFSQLFGVNFTPIQSGAITLSINSSAYLAEIFRAGIQGVDRGQGEAARSLGMSQGMSLRFIIIPQAIKSVLPAIGNEFITIIKESSIVSIIGVTELIFQSGSVVGITYNGMTPYLIVAVIYFILTFTLSRVLGVFERKLKASDNR
- a CDS encoding amino acid ABC transporter ATP-binding protein — protein: MITVKNLHKKFGHLHILKGIDLEISQGEVVVVIGPSGSGKSTFLRCLNMLETPSEGEILFEGESITARGHNINMTRQKMGMVFQQFNLFPHKTVLDNITLAPIRVKKMEKNKAEAVAMDLLQTVGLQDKRDAYPSQLSGGQKQRIAIARALAMEPHVMLFDEPTSALDPEMVGEVLDVMKKLADKGMTMVIVTHEMGFAREVGDRIIFMDQGQVLEQGSPQQVFGAPKEQRTKEFLSKVL
- a CDS encoding 3D domain-containing protein produces the protein MKKQHTWTFKRIMKTAFISAGLFGAMTSVPALADSLHTAKEGDTFYTLSKQYGVPMDKLMTANPSVKATNIYEGLSITIPDDKSNTMSALEVKTESTGNAAILPTLSVFADQKVVEAWGKSFNYSKTMNVKATAYSSAPSENGGYGAVDYYGNALKLGTIAVDPKIIPLGTKVLVTGHDHEGLPKKAFVATATDIGGAIKGNRIDIFIPGSTSFVNQFGYQDVKLFVLK
- a CDS encoding polysaccharide deacetylase family protein; this encodes MSTKLKHWMIVCTILLMLFPSSGSIEAKRSSPGAPGTEDTAPTSTETSEKPLNLAELQRKYSETFVFRGPRVKQVALTFDDVPDPRFTPQVLKILKREGVKATFFVVGSRAKKHPDLVRKIHLDGHIIGNHSYTHNQFKKHSMQEFQSEILRTEKVIQNIVGYRPKLIRPPYGDINEAQVRWAKRHSYRVVNWNVDSLDWKGLDKNEVKQNVLETVGPGSIVLQHAGGGSGSNLSGTIEALPEIIEQLKSKGYQFVNVADMLQTKKNKL